A single region of the Gracilibacillus caseinilyticus genome encodes:
- a CDS encoding type I restriction-modification system subunit M has protein sequence MEEKVTQQQINGVLWQAADTFRGKIDSSTYKDYILTMLFIKYLSDSYKEHLEEYTKRYDGDEQRIQRALSRERFVLDEHSTFDYLYSKRNDSEIGEIINKALERLENENTGKLRGVFRNIDFNSESILGKAKERNAILRSLLEDFNKLTLKPSVVGGEDVIGDAYQYMIERFASDAGKKGGEFYTPGMASELLARLVKPQENDRIYDPTCGSGSLLIRVANQVSNNKVAIYGQERNGATQSLALMNMYLHGIDDAKIEWGDTLSNPLHLEEGKLMKFQAIVANPPFSLDKWAIGFAGEGTNDKKFKMEAGLDPHRRFEWGVAPSSKGDYAFVQHMLYSLAENGRMATILPHGVLFRGANEKKIRQQIIEMNLLDAVIGLPEGLFFGTGIPACIMVFKKNRKRKDVLFIDASMEGNYEKGKNQNKLREQDLEKIVNIYEKREKAEKYSSVATLDEIKENDYNLNIPRYVDTFEEEEVVDMNVVKENIVKIKKELQEVDAQMEQYLKELGL, from the coding sequence ATGGAAGAGAAAGTGACGCAACAACAAATCAATGGTGTGCTATGGCAAGCGGCCGACACATTCCGAGGAAAAATAGATTCAAGTACATACAAGGACTACATCTTAACGATGTTGTTCATTAAGTATTTAAGTGATTCATACAAAGAACACTTGGAGGAATATACAAAACGATATGATGGTGATGAACAACGTATTCAACGGGCTTTGTCCAGAGAACGATTTGTCTTAGATGAACATTCCACCTTTGATTACCTGTATAGTAAGCGAAATGATTCTGAAATTGGAGAAATCATAAATAAAGCATTAGAACGATTAGAAAATGAGAATACAGGAAAACTTCGTGGAGTATTTAGGAACATTGATTTTAATAGTGAGTCCATACTTGGAAAAGCAAAAGAAAGAAATGCCATCCTACGTTCGCTGTTAGAGGACTTTAATAAACTTACTTTAAAACCATCTGTTGTTGGTGGTGAAGATGTTATTGGAGATGCATACCAATATATGATCGAAAGATTTGCGTCAGATGCTGGAAAAAAAGGTGGGGAGTTCTATACACCTGGCATGGCATCAGAACTATTAGCACGCCTTGTGAAACCACAAGAGAACGACCGTATTTATGATCCAACCTGTGGTTCTGGTTCATTACTGATAAGGGTTGCAAATCAAGTGTCAAATAATAAAGTAGCGATATACGGACAAGAAAGGAACGGAGCTACACAATCATTAGCACTTATGAATATGTACTTGCATGGCATTGATGATGCAAAAATCGAATGGGGAGATACATTATCAAATCCCCTACATTTGGAAGAGGGTAAATTAATGAAGTTCCAAGCTATAGTAGCGAATCCTCCTTTTTCATTGGATAAATGGGCGATTGGATTTGCAGGTGAAGGAACAAACGATAAAAAGTTTAAAATGGAAGCAGGACTTGATCCACATAGACGTTTTGAATGGGGAGTCGCTCCAAGTTCAAAAGGTGACTATGCATTTGTACAACACATGCTTTACTCATTAGCCGAAAATGGTAGAATGGCAACTATTTTGCCTCATGGAGTTCTTTTTAGAGGAGCAAATGAAAAGAAAATCCGTCAGCAAATAATTGAAATGAATTTACTCGATGCTGTAATCGGCTTACCAGAAGGGCTATTTTTCGGTACAGGAATCCCTGCATGTATCATGGTTTTCAAAAAAAATCGTAAAAGAAAAGATGTCTTGTTCATCGATGCTTCTATGGAAGGAAATTACGAAAAAGGTAAAAACCAAAATAAATTAAGAGAACAAGATCTTGAAAAAATTGTAAATATCTATGAGAAAAGAGAAAAGGCAGAAAAATATTCTTCTGTAGCAACATTAGACGAAATTAAAGAAAATGACTATAACTTAAATATTCCACGCTATGTCGATACCTTTGAAGAAGAAGAGGTGGTGGATATGAATGTGGTGAAAGAAAATATTGTAAAAATTAAGAAAGAGCTTCAAGAAGTGGATGCACAGATGGAACAATATTTAAAAGAGCTTGGATTGTAG
- a CDS encoding restriction endonuclease subunit S, which yields MQLGDIAKIKTGLVLSRKKANAEYDAKAKYNLLTLRNISEDGIIHNESFEVFVSKDELDNHYFTEEGDVLMRLSHPHTSVYIDKQHRGLLVPSYFAIIKADQTEFLPEYVAWYLNSSEVKKELERSQAGSRIPSTNKNVLKTLPVAKTTLSKQKALIELLMLHQKEKTLYKMLIEEKELWFKGISNQILKESF from the coding sequence ATGCAACTTGGAGATATTGCAAAGATAAAAACAGGCCTGGTGTTAAGTCGAAAAAAGGCGAATGCTGAATATGATGCAAAAGCTAAATATAACCTACTTACTCTTAGGAATATATCGGAGGATGGCATCATCCATAATGAGTCATTTGAGGTATTTGTTAGTAAAGATGAATTAGACAATCATTATTTTACTGAGGAAGGTGATGTCTTAATGCGGTTAAGTCATCCCCATACATCTGTTTATATTGATAAGCAACATCGTGGCTTATTAGTTCCATCATACTTTGCCATTATAAAAGCAGATCAAACTGAATTTCTACCAGAGTATGTGGCTTGGTATTTAAATTCATCTGAGGTAAAAAAGGAGTTGGAACGTTCACAAGCAGGAAGTCGTATTCCAAGTACAAATAAAAATGTTCTAAAAACCCTTCCTGTTGCTAAGACAACCTTATCAAAACAAAAGGCATTGATTGAACTTCTAATGCTTCACCAAAAAGAGAAAACACTCTACAAGATGCTGATAGAAGAAAAAGAGTTATGGTTTAAAGGAATATCAAATCAAATATTAAAGGAATCATTTTAG